A genomic window from Thioalkalivibrio sp. ALJ12 includes:
- a CDS encoding YhcB family protein: MEDQTAVGLWTALGILAIVVAGLVGFWVGRVTSDERKLIRELEEELDRRMQELTRYRGQVNDHFDRTATLFATMAGSYRDLYHHLAQSAEELADKPTRDRLEDRAGRLLSNVPNRDYGDSPSEGRGHRERDSEPEGDAPDRRYESDYRESSDTEQSPSRPRVD, encoded by the coding sequence GTGGAAGATCAAACGGCAGTCGGGCTGTGGACGGCCCTCGGGATTCTGGCAATCGTGGTGGCCGGTCTGGTGGGCTTCTGGGTCGGCCGCGTGACCAGTGACGAACGCAAACTGATCCGCGAGCTGGAGGAAGAGCTGGATCGGCGCATGCAGGAGCTGACGCGCTATCGCGGTCAGGTCAACGATCACTTCGATCGCACCGCTACCCTGTTCGCCACCATGGCCGGTTCCTATCGCGACCTCTACCACCACCTCGCCCAGAGTGCGGAGGAGTTGGCGGACAAGCCGACCCGGGACCGTCTGGAGGATCGTGCAGGACGTCTGTTGTCGAACGTGCCGAATCGTGATTACGGCGACAGTCCGAGTGAGGGCCGCGGTCACCGTGAACGCGACTCGGAGCCGGAGGGCGATGCACCCGACCGGCGCTACGAGAGCGACTACCGCGAGTCCTCCGACACCGAGCAGTCGCCGTCGCGTCCGCGGGTCGATTAG
- a CDS encoding glycosyltransferase family 2 protein yields MAAVHALIPAHNEAPTIAAVVAATRAHVDRVLVVDDGSRDGTADRVPTEPGVIEVLRLPENRGKANALWTGMQYALEQGADAIITLDADGQHDASEIPNLIAAGHAHPHHLVIGARLKGRETTPPLRLFGNRTADFWIGWASGQPLRDSQSGFRLYPAALLQQLQLPHGARRSFVFESEALIEAERLGFPVTLVPVRCIYPDQHRASHFRAATDTLRIIQMVALRLLARGLHPLGLLRHLGLLRRP; encoded by the coding sequence ATGGCGGCCGTCCACGCACTGATACCGGCCCATAACGAGGCCCCCACGATCGCCGCGGTCGTCGCGGCCACGCGAGCCCATGTCGACCGGGTACTCGTGGTCGACGACGGCTCGCGAGACGGCACTGCCGACCGCGTCCCAACCGAACCCGGGGTGATTGAAGTCCTGCGGCTGCCGGAAAACCGTGGCAAGGCGAACGCGCTGTGGACGGGCATGCAGTACGCCCTGGAACAGGGAGCGGATGCCATCATCACGCTGGATGCGGACGGCCAGCACGATGCCTCGGAGATCCCGAACCTGATCGCCGCCGGGCACGCCCACCCCCATCATCTGGTGATCGGGGCACGGCTCAAGGGCCGGGAAACAACGCCCCCTCTGCGCCTGTTCGGCAACCGCACCGCCGACTTCTGGATAGGCTGGGCCTCGGGGCAACCCCTGCGCGATTCGCAGTCCGGCTTTCGTCTGTATCCGGCAGCACTGCTGCAGCAACTGCAACTACCCCATGGCGCGCGCCGCAGCTTCGTATTCGAGAGCGAGGCCCTGATCGAGGCCGAACGCCTGGGCTTCCCGGTCACCCTGGTGCCCGTGCGCTGCATCTATCCGGACCAGCACCGCGCCAGCCATTTTCGGGCCGCCACCGACACCCTGCGCATTATCCAGATGGTCGCCCTGCGCCTGCTGGCACGTGGCCTGCACCCGCTCGGTCTATTGAGGCACCTGGGACTGCTGCGCAGACCCTGA
- the fabG gene encoding 3-oxoacyl-ACP reductase FabG produces MSHRALITGASGAIGQAIARALADSGCEVLLHAHRNPGPAWDLAEQIHSDGGQADVLVFDITDADAARAQLEPVAAAQPVQILVHNAGVHDDAPLAGMSPEQWARPIDVALNGFYNVAQPLLLPMITTRWGRVIAISSVAGVVGNRGQANYAAAKSGLHGAIRSLAQEVGSRGITANAVAPGIIETAMSESSFDAETIRRMVPAQRAGRPEEVAGLVAYLASEQAGYVSGQVIGINGALA; encoded by the coding sequence ATGAGCCATCGCGCACTGATCACCGGCGCCAGCGGCGCCATCGGCCAGGCCATCGCGCGGGCTCTGGCCGATAGCGGCTGCGAGGTCCTGCTGCACGCACACCGCAACCCGGGCCCCGCCTGGGATCTGGCCGAACAGATTCACTCCGACGGCGGTCAGGCGGATGTCCTGGTCTTCGACATCACCGACGCCGATGCCGCGCGGGCGCAGCTGGAGCCCGTCGCGGCTGCGCAGCCGGTGCAGATCCTGGTGCACAACGCGGGCGTGCACGACGACGCCCCGCTGGCCGGCATGAGCCCGGAACAATGGGCCCGCCCGATCGATGTCGCGCTGAACGGGTTCTATAACGTGGCCCAGCCACTGCTGCTGCCGATGATCACGACCCGCTGGGGGCGCGTGATTGCGATCTCCTCGGTGGCCGGCGTGGTCGGCAACCGCGGCCAGGCCAACTACGCCGCGGCCAAGTCGGGACTGCACGGGGCCATCCGCTCGCTGGCGCAGGAGGTCGGGTCGCGCGGCATCACGGCCAATGCGGTCGCGCCGGGGATTATCGAGACCGCGATGAGCGAGTCCAGCTTCGACGCCGAGACGATCAGGCGCATGGTGCCCGCGCAGCGCGCCGGACGCCCCGAGGAGGTCGCCGGACTGGTGGCGTATCTGGCCTCCGAGCAGGCCGGCTATGTCTCCGGCCAGGTGATCGGCATCAATGGCGCGCTGGCCTGA
- a CDS encoding beta-ketoacyl synthase chain length factor — MKVGIAAIGLLGPGLADFASARHILAGQEPHERAPVAIPSTTLLPANERRRTTDTIRLALKVAEEATADCDRSQLRSVFASSSGDMDIIDRICEALTQAEPMVSPVQFHNSVHNAPAGNWSIATANPAPATAISGFNATLAAGLLEAEGGDVLLAAYDVASMVTFRRVRPITEPFAVGLRLSPAGAGRPTLELALGEGGDPTPCRQDSLEALRGTNPAARALPLLEVLARGEGGHVTLAAPLGRSLEIRVTP; from the coding sequence ATGAAGGTTGGTATTGCGGCCATCGGCCTGCTGGGCCCGGGGCTGGCCGATTTCGCCTCGGCGCGCCACATCCTCGCCGGGCAGGAACCCCATGAGCGGGCGCCGGTGGCCATCCCGTCGACCACCCTGCTGCCGGCCAACGAGCGCCGCCGCACGACGGACACGATTCGCCTGGCGCTGAAGGTCGCGGAGGAGGCCACGGCCGACTGCGACCGCAGCCAGCTGCGCTCGGTGTTCGCCTCGTCCTCTGGAGATATGGATATCATCGACCGTATCTGCGAGGCCCTGACACAGGCGGAGCCCATGGTCTCGCCCGTGCAGTTCCATAACTCGGTCCACAACGCACCGGCCGGCAACTGGTCGATCGCGACCGCGAATCCGGCCCCGGCAACGGCCATCTCCGGGTTTAATGCGACGCTGGCGGCAGGGCTGCTGGAGGCCGAGGGTGGCGACGTCCTGCTGGCCGCCTACGATGTCGCATCCATGGTCACATTCCGGCGTGTACGCCCCATCACCGAGCCGTTTGCCGTCGGCCTGCGCCTGAGTCCCGCGGGCGCCGGGCGGCCCACACTCGAGCTGGCGCTGGGAGAAGGCGGCGATCCCACCCCCTGCCGCCAGGATTCACTCGAGGCCCTGCGCGGCACCAACCCCGCCGCCCGCGCCCTGCCCCTGCTGGAGGTGCTCGCGCGCGGCGAAGGCGGTCATGTTACGCTTGCCGCGCCGCTGGGACGATCACTGGAGATCCGCGTCACGCCCTGA
- a CDS encoding beta-ketoacyl-[acyl-carrier-protein] synthase family protein, producing the protein MNPLVISAHTLTAATGTGRQANADALQKGHSGLRACDLNSVQLDTHIGRVAGVEDIVLTDHLAPFQCRNHQLAELGLRQDGFIEAVEIARERYGAGRIAVLMGTSTSGIAATEQAYHRRDPDTGDLPPDYDYQHTQNMFSLADFVGTRLGLRGPAMVVSTACSSSAKVFADAERFIAAGLCDAAVVGGVDTLCGMTLHGFNALQLVAPGPCRPLHAERAGISIGEAAGFFLLERADSHAAGPRLVGHGESSDAHHMSAPHPEGLGAARAMEQALARAQRSAEAIDYVLMHATATPANDRSEARALARLFGAKSRATGTKGLTGHTLGAAGAVGVAQALASLERGFVPATAGLDHLDPGLELDARGAAEERDIRHVLVNAFGFGGNNCSLLLEAA; encoded by the coding sequence ATGAATCCACTCGTAATCTCCGCCCACACCCTGACCGCCGCCACCGGAACTGGCCGCCAGGCCAATGCCGACGCACTGCAAAAAGGGCATAGCGGGCTGCGCGCCTGCGACCTGAACTCCGTACAGCTGGACACCCACATCGGGCGCGTGGCGGGTGTGGAGGACATCGTGCTGACGGATCACCTGGCCCCATTCCAGTGCCGCAACCACCAGCTGGCCGAGCTGGGGCTGCGCCAGGATGGCTTCATCGAGGCCGTCGAGATCGCGCGCGAACGCTACGGTGCCGGACGCATTGCGGTCTTGATGGGGACCAGCACCTCGGGGATCGCCGCGACGGAGCAGGCCTACCACCGCCGCGACCCGGACACCGGGGACCTGCCACCGGACTACGACTACCAGCACACCCAGAATATGTTCTCGCTGGCCGATTTCGTCGGCACCCGGCTCGGACTGCGGGGACCAGCGATGGTGGTCTCCACGGCCTGCTCGTCCAGCGCCAAGGTCTTTGCCGATGCCGAACGCTTTATTGCGGCCGGGCTCTGCGATGCCGCGGTGGTCGGCGGTGTCGACACCCTCTGCGGGATGACGCTGCACGGGTTCAACGCGCTGCAACTCGTGGCACCGGGACCCTGCCGCCCGCTGCATGCCGAACGCGCCGGCATCTCGATCGGCGAGGCCGCCGGATTCTTCCTGCTGGAGAGGGCCGACAGCCACGCCGCCGGCCCTCGACTGGTCGGCCACGGCGAATCCAGCGATGCCCACCATATGTCTGCCCCGCATCCGGAAGGACTCGGTGCAGCGCGCGCGATGGAGCAGGCCCTCGCGCGGGCACAGCGGTCCGCCGAGGCCATCGACTATGTGCTCATGCATGCCACCGCGACCCCGGCCAACGACCGCTCCGAGGCGCGCGCCCTGGCGCGCCTGTTTGGCGCAAAGAGCCGCGCCACCGGCACCAAGGGCCTGACCGGCCATACCCTCGGGGCGGCCGGCGCCGTCGGGGTCGCGCAGGCACTGGCCAGCCTGGAGCGGGGCTTCGTGCCGGCTACGGCGGGGCTCGACCACCTGGACCCGGGGCTTGAACTGGACGCCCGAGGGGCCGCTGAGGAACGCGACATCCGGCACGTACTGGTGAACGCATTCGGCTTTGGCGGCAACAACTGCAGCCTGCTGCTGGAGGCCGCATGA